A single region of the Nocardioides sp. W7 genome encodes:
- the groES gene encoding co-chaperone GroES encodes MSVNIKPLEDRIVVKAVEAEQTTASGLVIPDTAKEKPQEGEVISIGPGRIDDNGNRVPLDVAVGDKVIYSKYGGTEVKYAGEEYLILSARDVLAVVS; translated from the coding sequence ATGTCGGTCAACATCAAGCCCCTCGAGGACCGCATCGTCGTCAAGGCGGTCGAGGCCGAGCAGACCACCGCCTCTGGCCTGGTCATCCCGGACACCGCCAAGGAGAAGCCCCAGGAGGGCGAGGTCATCTCGATCGGCCCCGGCCGCATCGACGACAACGGCAACCGGGTTCCCCTCGACGTCGCCGTCGGCGACAAGGTCATCTACAGCAAGTACGGCGGCACCGAGGTCAAGTACGCCGGCGAGGAGTACCTCATCCTCTCCGCGCGCGACGTCCTCGCCGTCGTTTCCTGA
- a CDS encoding class I SAM-dependent methyltransferase, with amino-acid sequence MDLDAFRWLLTDDGQRLLARASEVVGDDPLRAQSALRREASAEHVAAALTQATLRVRAVAKFGDLAPLLYFTPDGLEQATRRPVAAHRAARLEAFQTTTLVDLGCGIGGDLMAAAGVGITCAGVDLDPVRVEVARANLEALGLPGAVMVTDATAVDPSPFDVAFADPARRTGRGRSFDVDDWTPPWAFVERLLRRDSCVKVAPGIPHALVPAGVEAEWVSDHGEVKEAALWSGSLATTARRATVIGDGGLATLTDEDDPGPEAVGVVPVGRFLYEPDGAVIRAGLVTAVAAGVGGGLVDEHIAYVSSDQAFSTPFARGYEVLAELPYREKQLRAALRERGIGRLTIKKRGVDVVPEQLRKRLDLHGDDEATIVMTRVAGSGTALLVRPF; translated from the coding sequence GTGGACCTCGACGCCTTCCGCTGGCTGCTGACCGACGACGGCCAGCGACTGCTCGCTCGGGCGAGCGAGGTCGTCGGCGACGACCCGCTGCGCGCCCAGTCCGCGCTCCGGCGCGAGGCGAGCGCCGAGCACGTGGCGGCGGCCCTGACCCAGGCCACGCTCCGGGTGCGGGCCGTCGCGAAGTTCGGCGACCTCGCACCGTTGCTGTACTTCACTCCCGACGGCCTCGAGCAGGCGACCCGACGGCCGGTCGCCGCTCACCGGGCCGCCCGGCTGGAGGCGTTCCAGACGACGACGCTGGTCGACCTCGGGTGCGGGATCGGCGGCGACCTGATGGCCGCGGCCGGGGTCGGCATCACCTGCGCCGGCGTCGACCTCGACCCGGTGCGGGTGGAGGTGGCCCGGGCCAACCTCGAGGCGCTCGGGCTGCCGGGCGCGGTCATGGTCACCGACGCGACCGCGGTCGACCCGTCGCCGTTCGACGTGGCCTTCGCCGACCCGGCCCGTCGTACCGGCCGGGGACGCTCCTTCGACGTCGACGACTGGACCCCGCCCTGGGCGTTCGTCGAGCGGCTGCTGCGCCGCGACTCCTGCGTGAAGGTCGCTCCGGGCATACCGCACGCCCTGGTGCCCGCGGGCGTCGAGGCGGAGTGGGTCAGCGACCACGGCGAGGTGAAGGAGGCCGCCCTGTGGTCCGGCAGCCTCGCGACCACGGCCCGACGGGCCACCGTGATCGGCGACGGCGGCCTGGCGACGCTGACCGACGAGGACGACCCGGGGCCCGAGGCGGTCGGGGTGGTCCCGGTGGGCCGGTTCCTCTACGAGCCCGACGGCGCGGTCATCCGGGCCGGGCTGGTCACGGCCGTCGCGGCCGGCGTCGGCGGCGGGCTGGTCGACGAGCACATCGCCTACGTCTCCTCCGACCAGGCCTTCTCGACGCCGTTCGCCCGCGGGTACGAGGTGCTGGCGGAGCTGCCGTACCGCGAGAAGCAGCTGCGGGCCGCGCTCCGCGAGCGCGGCATCGGCCGGCTGACGATCAAGAAGCGCGGGGTGGACGTGGTCCCCGAGCAGCTGCGCAAGCGGCTCGACCTGCACGGCGACGACGAGGCGACGATCGTGATGACCCGGGTCGCCGGGAGCGGTACGGCGCTGCTCGTCCGCCCGTTCTGA